A single region of the Bacteroidota bacterium genome encodes:
- a CDS encoding DinB family protein codes for MIRTISDFEHLWSAEIENTQKVFKHLTNESLTKVIHPDVRTLGRIAWHITITIPEMCGKMGLNLAGPKENDPIPATAKEILKGYSDAAISLLEEVKKNWKDETLEVVNDMYGEKWKRGFTLEGFVKHEIHHRGEMIALMRIAGLAVPGLYGPTREEWAQYGMPPPEV; via the coding sequence ATGATCAGAACTATCTCCGATTTTGAACATCTCTGGTCTGCGGAAATCGAGAATACGCAGAAAGTCTTCAAACATCTCACCAATGAATCGCTGACCAAAGTCATCCATCCCGATGTGCGAACGCTCGGCAGGATTGCGTGGCACATTACGATTACCATTCCGGAAATGTGCGGCAAGATGGGATTGAACCTCGCCGGACCGAAAGAGAACGATCCGATTCCTGCAACGGCAAAGGAAATTCTCAAGGGCTACAGCGATGCCGCAATTTCTCTTCTCGAAGAAGTGAAGAAGAATTGGAAAGATGAAACGCTCGAGGTCGTGAATGATATGTACGGAGAAAAATGGAAGCGCGGCTTCACCCTGGAAGGATTCGTCAAACACGAAATTCATCATCGCGGAGAGATGATTGCGCTGATGCGCATTGCCGGTTTGGCTGTTCCCGGCCTGTACGGCCCGACACGCGAGGAATGGGCACAATACGGGATGCCGCCACCGGAGGTGTGA
- a CDS encoding phosphatidylethanolamine N-methyltransferase family protein, which translates to MTTSPNIRMTLLRLIIFTLLVPGTVAVFAPYWILQMFPGKFDIGDWRFGGMFLMIDGLVMYIFSALAFLREGGGTPAMWFTRVFSFFIGEEPAKLVRGKLYQFSRNPMYVSVLLFIIGEALWFGSGVLLIYAAIVLLFFHLTIVFIEEPHLRKKNGAAYEEYTRTVPRWFGFRKRQS; encoded by the coding sequence GTGACAACAAGTCCAAACATTCGAATGACACTTCTCCGCCTCATCATCTTCACCCTACTCGTTCCAGGTACGGTTGCCGTTTTCGCCCCCTACTGGATTCTCCAGATGTTCCCCGGGAAATTCGATATAGGAGACTGGCGCTTCGGCGGGATGTTTCTGATGATTGATGGACTTGTCATGTACATCTTTAGCGCGCTTGCCTTTTTGAGAGAAGGCGGTGGGACGCCGGCAATGTGGTTTACCAGAGTGTTCAGCTTTTTCATTGGCGAGGAACCGGCAAAGCTCGTTCGCGGAAAACTGTATCAATTCAGCCGGAACCCGATGTACGTCAGTGTTCTCTTGTTCATTATCGGCGAAGCGCTGTGGTTCGGGTCTGGTGTGTTGCTCATCTATGCCGCCATTGTCTTGTTGTTCTTCCACCTCACGATTGTGTTCATTGAAGAACCTCATCTGCGAAAGAAGAATGGCGCCGCGTATGAGGAGTACACTCGAACCGTTCCGCGGTGGTTCGGCTTCCGAAAAAGGCAATCATGA